In a single window of the Gossypium hirsutum isolate 1008001.06 unplaced genomic scaffold, Gossypium_hirsutum_v2.1 scaffold_592, whole genome shotgun sequence genome:
- the LOC107944340 gene encoding uncharacterized protein yields MNYVPTRIPTRWRVCMDYRKLNAAARKDHFPRPFIDQMLDKLVGRAYYYFLDGYSGYNQIAIAPEDKEKIIFTCPFGTFAFHYDCLIFEEYLMEGTNHVWEFLREYEECSGQMVNYDKSLIYFSPSVDDVVRKGMVMALGVRMSSNLEKYLGMAIVVGWNKRLAFCHIKEQMEGELMVCVPVAYSKE; encoded by the exons ATGAATTATGTTCCTACACGCATTCCTACAAGATGGCGGGTCTGTATGGATTATCGCAAACTTAATGCTGCCGCAAGGAAGGACCACTTCCCACgtcctttcattgaccaaatgttggacaaGCTTGTTGGAAGAGCCTATTACTACTTCTTAGATGGCTATtctgggtacaatcaaattgctattgcaccGGAGGATAAggagaaaataatttttacatGTCCCTTTGGTACTTTTGCTTTTCACT ATGATtgtttgatttttgaagaatATTTGATGGAAGGTACTAATCATGTCTGGGAGTTTCTACGTGAGTATGAGGAGTGTTCAGGACAAATGGTTAATTATGACAAGTCTCTTATCTATTTTAGCCCAAGCGTGGATGATGTTGTTCGTAAGGGGATGGTGATGGCGTTGGGGGTGCGCATGTCTTCGAATCTTGAGAAATATCTAGGCATGGCTATAGTGGTAGGGTGGAACAAGAGGTTGGCTTTTTGTCACATTAAGGAGCAGATGGAAGGGGAGTTGATGGTTTGTGTACCCGTTGCTTATTCTAAGGAATGA